The following are from one region of the Magallana gigas chromosome 4, xbMagGiga1.1, whole genome shotgun sequence genome:
- the LOC105323552 gene encoding sarcoplasmic calcium-binding protein has protein sequence MSTDQVETLVMTQLIESKVRKWFQLNNLKRNGSISKQDFTEMSDSFVKEFTLPEKKANAIRMWMENGWEILIKKGEEIAANGGVGGISQETTPTLLEVGRKMRENGSMTEQEYVTAFKELVGVNKNLFVQTFEAMVGSFFDAFDVNDSGYLTTENFQRGMKCFGMTHTEAMEMMFEAMDTKKEGKIEKERYISHWVEFMTGDNKDGVIAQFLCRM, from the coding sequence ATGTCGACTGATCAAGTGGAAACACTGGTGATGACACAACTCATTGAAAGCAAAGTCCGCAAATGGTTTCAACTCAACAACCTGAAGAGAAATGGCAGCATCAGCAAACAAGACTTCACAGAAATGAGTGATTCTTTCGTCAAAGAGTTCACCCTACCCGAAAAAAAGGCTAATGCGATTCGAATGTGGATGGAAAATGGATGGGAAATTTTGATCAAGAAAGGTGAAGAAATTGCAGCGAATGGCGGTGTCGGTGGAATATCACAGGAAACGACGCCGACATTGCTAGAAGTTGGGCGGAAGATGCGCGAGAACGGAAGTATGACAGAACAGGAATACGTCACTGCTTTCAAGGAACTCGTAGGTGTCAACAAGAATCTGTTTGTCCAGACCTTTGAAGCGATGGTCGGCAGTTTCTTTGACGCGTTCGATGTGAACGACTCGGGTTATCTTACAACTGAAAATTTCCAGCGAGGGATGAAGTGTTTTGGAATGACGCACACAGAAGCGATGGAAATGATGTTTGAAGCCATGGACACAAAGAAAGAAGGCAAGATTGAGAAGGAAAGGTACATTAGCCACTGGGTGGAGTTTATGACTGGGGACAACAAGGATGGGGTGATAGCCCAGTTTCTATGTAGGATGTAA
- the LOC105323575 gene encoding probable imidazolonepropionase: MGAYKLLVKGAKQVVTVRNDENIRVLRGKEMQHVDIIKAKGEDGVSILVDSNGRIEFIGLDSERVSKYPRSEDEAEQVIEAEGKCIVPGLVDAHTHPVWVGDRVHEFAMKLAGASYMEVHEAGGGIHFTVENTRKASQDELYVSFSKRLYDMMSAGTTCVECKSGYGLDTETEIKMLKVIETAKREHPLTISSTFCGAHAIPKGSTAEKATEDVINNQLPAIKRLMKEGQLHVDNIDVFCEKGVFDLEQSRAILEAGKAAGLQINFHGDELHPLNGAKMGAELGALAISHLEEISEEGIAAMASSGSVGVVLPTTAYILRLRPPPVRRMLEAGVAVALGSDFNPNAYCMAMPTVMHLACVLLRMTMPESLIAATLNAASALGLSKDYGSLSRGKYADLVIIDAPRWEHLIYQFGCHDKIIDYVIKKGHIAHTKYECCG, translated from the exons ATGGGGGCCTACAAACTACTAGTGAAAGGCGCGAAGCAAGTCGTTACAGTACGCAATGATGAGAACATACGGGTTCTACGGGGGAAAGAGATGCAACATGTAGACATCATCAAAGCAAAGGGCGAGGACGGCGTTAGCATCCTCGTGGACAG TAATGGTAGGATAGAATTCATCGGTCTGGACTCGGAACGAGTGTCTAAGTATCCCAGGAGTGAGGACGAGGCGGAGCAAGTTATAGAGGCCGAGGGGAAATGCATTGTTCCTGGTCTAGTGGATGCTCACACCCATCCAGTATGGGTCGGGGATCGAGTCCATGAATTTGCAATGAAG TTAGCAGGTGCTTCATATATGGAGGTACATGAAGCAGGAGGAGGTATTCATTTTACAGTGGAAAATACAAGGAAAGCTTCTCAAGACGAGCTGTACGTCAGCTTCAGCAAACGTTTGTATGACATGATGTCGGCAGGAACTACCTGTGTGGAGTGTAAAAGTGGATACGGTCTTGACACAGAGACGGAGATAAAGATGCTGAAGGTGATTGAAACAGCAAAGCGAGAGCATCCACTGACGATATCCTCAACATTCTGTGGAGCTCATGCCATTCCGAA GGGATCTACGGCTGAAAAAGCTACAGAGGACGTAATAAATAACCAACTACCCGCAATCAAACGTCTTATGAAAGAAGGTCAGCTCCATGTCGATAATATTGACGTCTTTTGCGAAAAGGGTGTGTTCGATTTAGAACAATCCCGTGCTATACTAGAGGCGGGAAAAGCTGCCGGattacaaattaattttcaCGGGGATGAATTACATCCTCTTAATGGCGCAAAg atGGGTGCAGAATTAGGGGCCCTTGCAATTAGTCACCTAGAGGAGATTTCTGAGGAGGGTATCGCTGCCATGGCTAGTTCCGGGTCAGTGGGCGTGGTGCTTCCTACCACCGCCTACATCCTGAGGCTGAGGCCCCCACCGGTCAGGAGGATGCTGGAGGCGGGGGTGGCGGTGGCGCTGGGCTCAGATTTTAACCCTAATGCTTACTGCATGGCAATG CCCACGGTGATGCATTTAGCGTGCGTGTTGCTGAGGATGACGATGCCCGAGTCGCTGATAGCCGCCACCCTTAATGCTGCGTCCGCCCTCGGCTTATCGAAAGATTATGGATCCTTGTCACGTGGAAAATACGCTGATTTGGTCATCATTGATGCTCCAAg ATGGGAGCATCTCATTTACCAGTTTGGATGCCATGACAAAATTATCGATTACGTCATCAAAAAGGGTCACATTGCTCatacaaaatatgaatgttGTGGTTAA
- the LOC105323563 gene encoding fibropellin-1, giving the protein MAVLIRITICVLMLFAEEFTIIEGNHVVVSLKLLSYSNKLHQYLDGNNKTTHYCCGTDTRSTGNCSIVCDPSIEVNLRFGTNRPIKQRYESGPLGNHETFNFQNLSMVGSLPNPIHIDIPNWNGSNTLVEFLIYDGNQRNRTLAQELFSITQTTTAKPSSTTLYNYLTRATIIATVLCDPHFYGDDCSKNCVRYVNGSHGRCNATGQLQCDQHYFGPKCTIFCVDKNNGSCNDYGNLICDDHFYGDECSRYCVDTTHGNCSGAGYLYCQDGYTGNQCESKIRECTKTPCKNGGTCFDLADGNFTCSCRTGWSGTNCEQDIDECLSNVCQNNGTCSNLNGTFQCTCPVGLFGRNCESDVNECSIYTPCKNGAACIDVIGGYVCVCPSNWSGKNCTEDIDECLNDPCNGNGNCSNTPGFYTCSCDVGWNGTHCNRDIDECVLYSPCQNGGSCQNRDGSYRCSCFSNWTGDNCQLDFNECSNPGFCSGHGNCTNLFGSFHCACNSGYEGDKCQNDIDECNRKDVCLNGGTCINKLGSYECSCPPNHQGPDCSSDVDECLSNNICNNGNCTNTDGGFLCNCDRGWSGATCDTNINECLNNVCKNGGTCRDSVGSYECLCPPNWSGPSCEDDVNECSIGTCRHVTLCENSPGSYNCHCQEGWVGKSCDQDLNECAFDKLCSKQNSYNCTNTDGSYSCHCKPGWKNKACTDDIDECQNNILSCENGGSCRNSLGSAHCDCPPAWTGKRCEQDVNECYSEVCLHGSTCNNFAGGYNCSCLQGWRGRRCDKDINECQANTCVHAKSCSNLEGSFHCECLDGWSGLKCDQDINECAREKCSGFGVCYNTPGSYTCKCQDGHQGTSCEIMQGKTSTAVVIKEKVLLEFNGHVTETDVSKIKDALQQICSTICHDITVLLYDHVLSYSNGRTDFEVPVVCDGKMLKNGDLKTRLNKMSAKEVGAIFPFELVGKELKKSGENEDWVTNNIPLLAGAGGGVILVVIVIIVFLKLKKRNGRHNKKSNMADDPYLDCTVGQDSAVMNENPLYFITNIEEDDDTHV; this is encoded by the exons ATGGCTGTCCTAATAAGAATAACAATTTGTGTTTTGATGCTTTTTGCTGAGGAATTTACGATA ATAGAGGGGAACCATGTGGTGGTAAGCCTGAAACTACTGTCCTACTCCAACAAGCTACACCAGTACCTGGACGGTAACAATAAAACGACCCACTACTGCTGCGGGACAGACACGCGCAGCACCGGAAACTGCTCCATCGTCTGCGACCCGTCCATAGAGGTCAACCTCAG GTTTGGTACAAACCGCCCTATTAAACAACGGTACGAGAGTGGGCCACTTGGGAACCACGAAACGTTCAATTTCCAGAACCTTTCGATGGTTGGCTCCTTACCAAATCCAATACACATAGATATTCCTAACTGGAATGGG AGTAACACATTGGTTGAGTTTTTAATATACGATGGTAACCAGAGAAATCGTACGTTAGCGCAAGAACTCTTCAGCATAACCCAAACGACTACTGCAAAGCCATCGTCTACGACGCTCTACAATTATTTGACCAG AGCTACAATAATAGCAACAGTTCTGTGTGATCCTCATTTCTATGGAGACGACTGTTCAAAGAACTGCGTAAGATACGTCAATGGCAGCCATGGGAGGTGTAATGCCACGGGACAGCTGCAATGTGACCAACACTATTTTGGACCTAAATGCACCATATTTTGCGTTGATAAAAACAACGGATCATGCAATGATTATGGAAACCTAATCTGTGACGATCATTTCTATGGAGACGAGTGCTCTAGATATTGTGTCGATACTACACATGGGAATTGTTCAGGGGCTGGATATTTATATTGTCAAGACG GCTATACCGGGAATCAATGTGAAAGCAAGATTCGAGAATGCACAAAAACACCCTGTAAGAATGGAGGGACGTGTTTTGACCTGGCAGACGGAAACTTTACCTGTTCGTGTAGGACCGGATGGTCGGGAACAAACTGTGAGCAGGACATTGATGAATGTCTTTCGAACGTTTGTCAAAACAATGGCACGTGTAGTAACCTGAATGGAACCTTCCAATGCACGTGTCCGGTTGGATTGTTCGGTAGAAACTGTGAAAGCGATGTCAACGAGTGTTCGATATACACCCCTTGTAAAAATGGAGCGGCTTGTATCGATGTGATTGGTGGCTATGTATGTGTGTGTCCGTCAAACTGGTCAGGGAAAAATTGCACTGAAGACATTGATGAATGCCTCAATGATCCATGCAACGGTAATGGAAATTGTTCAAACACACCTGGTTTTTACACCTGCTCCTGTGACGTAGGCTGGAATGGAACTCATTGTAATAGAGATATAGATGAATGTGTATTGTACAGTCCATGTCAAAATGGAGGTTCCTGTCAGAATAGAGATGGATCTTATAGGTGTTCTTGTTTTTCCAACTGGACAGGTGATAACTGCCAACTGGATTTCAATGAATGCTCAAATCCCGGTTTTTGTTCTGGGCATGGTAACTGCACTAACTTATTTGGAAGTTTTCATTGTGCGTGTAATTCCGGATATGAAGGCGACAAGTGTCAAAACGATATTGATGAATGCAATAGAAAAGATGTCTGTCTTAATGGTGGTACTTGCATAAACAAACTTGGTTCTTATGAATGTTCGTGTCCTCCGAATCATCAAGGACCAGACTGCTCCTCTGATGTTGACGAATGTTTATCAAACAACATATGCAACAATGGAAACTGTACAAACACAGATGGTGGGTTTCTATGTAACTGTGACCGCGGATGGTCCGGTGCAACTTGTGACACCAATATAAATGAGTGCTTAAACAACGTTTGTAAAAATGGAGGTACTTGTCGGGATTCTGTTGGAAGTTACGAGTGCCTGTGTCCACCAAATTGGTCCGGACCTTCGTGTGAGGATGATGTAAATGAATGTTCGATAGGAACATGTAGACATGTGACCCTCTGCGAGAATTCTCCTGGATCATATAATTGTCATTGCCAAGAGGGTTGGGTGGGTAAATCTTGTGATCAGGATCTAAACGAGTGTGCTTTTGATAAACTGTGTTCCAAGCAAAACAGTTATAACTGTACGAACACGGACGGAAGTTATTCATGCCATTGCAAACCTGGCTGGAAAAACAAAGCATGCACTGATGATATAGACGAATGTCAAAACAACATCCTGTCGTGTGAAAATGGCGGGAGCTGTAGAAACAGCCTTGGTAGTGCCCACTGCGACTGTCCCCCAGCGTGGACAGGCAAACGATGCGAGCAGGATGTCAATGAGTGTTACAGTGAGGTCTGCCTTCATGGGTCAACATGTAACAACTTTGCAGGTGGGTACAACTGTTCATGTTTGCAGGGTTGGAGAGGGCGACGTTGCGACAAAGACATCAACGAATGCCAAGCTAACACGTGTGTGCACGCTAAATCCTGCTCCAATTTAGAGGGATCGTTCCACTGCGAGTGTTTGGATGGATGGAGTGGTTTGAAGTGTGACCAAGATATAAATGAGTGTGCGCGTGAGAAATGTTCAGGTTTTGGGGTGTGTTATAATACCCCGGGATCGTACACTTGCAAATGCCAAGATGGACACCAGGGCACTTCCTGTGAGATAATGCAAGGAAAAACATCAACAG CTGTCGTCATTAAAGAGAAGGTTCTTCTGGAGTTCAATGGACACGTGACAGAAACAGACGTCAGCAAAATAAAAGATGCTCTACAACAGATATGCTCCACGATTTGCCATGACATTACCGTTTTACTTTATGACCATGTTTTGTCGTATAg CAATGGAAGAACGGATTTCGAAGTTCCGGTAGTTTGTGATGGCAAGATGCTAAAGAATGGAGACTTGAAGACAAGATTAAACAAGATGTCAGCAAAGGAAGTGGGCGCAATTTTTCCGTTTGAGCTTGTAGGGAAAGAGTTAAAGAAATCTGGAGAAAACGAG GACTGGGTGACTAATAACATTCCTCTTCTAGCAGGTGCAGGCGGGGGTGTCATTTTGGTAGTCATCGTCATTATTGTATTCCTTAAATTAAA AAAAAGGAACGGTCGCCACAACAAAAAATCCAATATGGCCGACGATCCGTACCTAGACTGCACAGTTGGACAAGATTCAGCGGTCATGAATGAAAATCCTTTGTACTTCATCACAAATATAGAGGAAGACGACGATACGCATGTGTGA